CCGCCACGATCCGCTGGGCGAGCCCCTCGACGATCGCTGTCTTGCCGACGCCGGGCTCGCCGATCAGCACCGGGTTGTTCTTCGTCCGGCGCGAGAGCACCTGCATCACCCGGCGGATCTCCTCGTCGCGGCCGATCACCGGGTCCAGCTTCCCCTTGCGCGCCAGCTCGGTCAGGTCGCGCGAGTACCGCTCGAGGGCCTGGTACTTCGTCTCGGGGTTGGGATCCGTCACGCGCTGGGAGCCGCGGACCTCGACGAGCGCCCGGTAGATCGCCTCGGGCGTGACGCCTTGCTGACGCAGGATGCGGCCGGCGGCGCCGTCCTTGTCCTGGCTGAGCCCGATCAGCAGGTGCTCCGTCGAGCAGTACTCGTCCTTGAGCCTCTCGGCCTCGGCCCAGGCGCGATCAAACGCCTCCTTGAGGCGCGGTGAGAGATACTGGCCGCCGCCCCCCCGGACCTGGGGGAGCTTTTTGAGCTCGTCCTCCACCTGGCGGCGGATGGCGTCAGGCCGCGCGCCGAGCCTGGCGAGGACCGGGCCCACCACCCCTTCCTCCTGCTGGACCAGGGCCAGCAAGAGGTGCTCGGGCTCCATGGCCTGATGGTTCTGCTGGTCCGCCAGGGACTGGGCCGCCTGCACCGCCTCCTGAGCTTTGACCGTGAACTTGTCGAATCGCATGGAAAGGTTAGCCTCCTGTCCTCATCCTACCCGCTTCCCCTCATGTTTCCCCCTCTCCCCGATGGGGGAGAGGGCAGGGCGAGGGGCGCATGCCTTACGCCAGATGCGCCCGCGGGTTCTCCGTGCGCAGGCGTTTCAGCTCCTCGAAGAGCTGGCG
The window above is part of the Candidatus Rokuibacteriota bacterium genome. Proteins encoded here:
- a CDS encoding AAA family ATPase; translated protein: MRFDKFTVKAQEAVQAAQSLADQQNHQAMEPEHLLLALVQQEEGVVGPVLARLGARPDAIRRQVEDELKKLPQVRGGGGQYLSPRLKEAFDRAWAEAERLKDEYCSTEHLLIGLSQDKDGAAGRILRQQGVTPEAIYRALVEVRGSQRVTDPNPETKYQALERYSRDLTELARKGKLDPVIGRDEEIRRVMQVLSRRTKNNPVLIGEPGVGKTAIVEGLAQRIVAGDVPEGLKGKRLVALDIGALVAGTKYRGEFEDRLKAVLREITESDGQIVCFIDELHTLVGAGAAE